Proteins found in one Cobetia sp. L2A1 genomic segment:
- a CDS encoding PaaI family thioesterase, translated as MPVMHAAAIEDFLDDVFPQRMGTIEAVGEGWATMGLAIEDEHLRPGGSISGPAMMALADVCLYVAILGEIGPEPMAVTSDLNIHFLRRARGDRDLMATARIRKLGRRLAVGEVELFSHGDTDPVAIVTATYALPERDD; from the coding sequence ATGCCCGTCATGCACGCTGCTGCGATCGAGGACTTTCTCGATGATGTCTTCCCCCAGCGAATGGGCACCATCGAGGCCGTCGGTGAGGGGTGGGCGACCATGGGGCTGGCCATCGAGGATGAGCATCTTCGCCCCGGTGGCAGCATCTCCGGCCCTGCGATGATGGCGCTGGCGGACGTATGCCTCTACGTCGCGATTTTAGGCGAAATAGGCCCGGAACCGATGGCTGTCACCAGCGATCTCAACATCCACTTTCTGCGCCGTGCGCGAGGGGATCGCGATTTGATGGCGACCGCCCGTATTCGCAAGCTGGGACGGCGCCTGGCCGTCGGCGAGGTCGAGCTGTTCAGTCATGGTGATACGGACCCCGTCGCTATCGTGACTGCGACCTATGCGTTACCCGAGCGTGATGACTAG
- a CDS encoding DUF423 domain-containing protein, whose product MQRNDSHSRHWWLAMGLAGMSTVALGAFASHGLRGTISPDMLRVFETGVRYQMWHVLAAVGVLAWRSVQPLRGQMLTLGLWAAGMLLFSGSLYALATTSRTQLGIITPIGGLLLLAGWLSLAITGWRQRGSEEKTHNKL is encoded by the coding sequence ATGCAGCGCAACGACTCACATTCTCGCCACTGGTGGCTGGCCATGGGCCTGGCCGGCATGTCTACCGTGGCCCTGGGCGCCTTTGCCAGTCACGGCCTGCGCGGCACTATCAGCCCCGACATGCTGCGCGTCTTCGAGACCGGTGTGCGCTACCAGATGTGGCACGTGTTGGCGGCAGTTGGCGTACTGGCGTGGCGCTCGGTACAGCCACTGCGTGGCCAGATGCTGACTCTGGGCCTCTGGGCGGCCGGAATGCTGCTGTTTTCCGGCTCGCTATATGCGCTGGCGACAACCTCGCGCACCCAACTGGGCATCATCACGCCTATCGGCGGCCTGCTATTGCTGGCGGGTTGGCTGAGCCTCGCCATTACCGGCTGGCGACAGCGCGGTAGCGAGGAAAAGACGCACAACAAACTCTAG
- the thiS gene encoding sulfur carrier protein ThiS: MQIQLNGEAHVVAETTTIAALVESLGLEGRRLAVECNEDIVPRSEHAGTCLQEGDCIEIVHAIGGG, from the coding sequence ATGCAGATACAGCTCAACGGTGAAGCTCACGTGGTAGCAGAGACCACCACCATTGCAGCACTGGTCGAGAGCCTCGGTCTTGAGGGACGACGACTGGCAGTCGAGTGCAACGAAGACATCGTGCCACGTAGTGAGCACGCCGGCACTTGCCTGCAGGAAGGCGATTGCATCGAGATCGTGCATGCCATTGGTGGCGGCTGA
- the trmB gene encoding tRNA (guanosine(46)-N7)-methyltransferase TrmB, with translation MTDETTKPQDATSDTTHADTATQDAAAQGTPSVADEAVARKRGIKSYVIRGGRMTQAQTRGLDEIFPRLGLRHEQGELDLEALFGRRAPLVIEVGFGMGKSLCEQAQANPETDFIGIEVHAPGVGKLLDEADKQGLTNLRVYRHDALEVLADCVPAGSADTFQLFFPDPWPKKKHHKRRIVQPAFVELVRRVLKPEGHFHMATDWANYAEAMAEEMAEAPGFTNTAPAESAPYVPRPDFRPLTKFEQRGERLGHGVWDLIFVKQD, from the coding sequence ATGACTGACGAGACCACCAAGCCGCAGGACGCTACGTCCGACACCACTCATGCTGACACTGCGACTCAAGATGCCGCTGCGCAAGGCACGCCTTCCGTGGCCGATGAAGCCGTAGCCCGTAAGCGTGGTATCAAGAGTTACGTGATTCGCGGCGGCCGTATGACCCAGGCTCAGACGCGCGGTCTCGACGAGATATTCCCGCGTCTCGGCCTGCGTCACGAGCAAGGCGAACTGGATCTCGAGGCCCTCTTCGGCCGTCGTGCGCCGCTGGTCATCGAAGTTGGTTTCGGTATGGGCAAGTCGCTGTGCGAGCAGGCACAAGCCAATCCGGAGACGGACTTCATCGGTATCGAAGTTCATGCGCCGGGTGTCGGCAAGTTGCTGGATGAAGCAGATAAGCAAGGCCTGACCAACTTGCGTGTCTATCGTCACGATGCACTGGAAGTGCTGGCCGATTGTGTGCCGGCGGGTAGCGCAGATACCTTCCAGCTGTTCTTCCCTGATCCGTGGCCGAAGAAGAAGCACCACAAGCGTCGCATCGTTCAGCCGGCTTTCGTTGAGTTGGTGCGTCGTGTGCTCAAGCCGGAAGGTCACTTCCACATGGCCACCGACTGGGCCAACTACGCCGAAGCGATGGCAGAGGAAATGGCCGAGGCCCCGGGCTTTACCAACACGGCACCGGCAGAAAGCGCGCCCTATGTGCCGCGTCCTGACTTCCGCCCGCTGACCAAGTTCGAGCAGCGCGGTGAGCGTCTCGGCCATGGTGTCTGGGACCTGATCTTCGTCAAGCAGGACTGA
- a CDS encoding putative RNA methyltransferase: MTTPIADSADLPTMTPLTALICPLDAQPLTRDGQSWCCVDGHRFDIARQGHVNLLPVQRKRSLDPGDSKAMVVARQRLFALGGYLPLAEALARRVVESVDTPLGGASLGVLDAGCGEGYYLRQLAHAAGQEGIILEAAGLDISKHAVLAAARQSRDAAWLVGTNAALPLEDDCVDVVICAFGFPVWQEFARVLKPGGRVVLLEAGAEHLLALRKILYRELKPARGEAGLSAAEAAGFTSESDVEHLYAGLSLASNEQIRDLLTMTPHLYRAEREGLARAEALSELEVELHAELRVFTSAIAQDKT, translated from the coding sequence ATGACGACGCCTATTGCCGATTCGGCTGATCTCCCGACCATGACACCGCTGACGGCACTGATCTGCCCGCTGGATGCCCAGCCACTGACGCGTGATGGCCAGAGCTGGTGTTGTGTCGACGGGCATCGTTTCGATATCGCCCGTCAGGGGCATGTCAACCTGTTGCCGGTGCAGCGCAAGCGCAGCCTTGATCCCGGTGACAGCAAGGCGATGGTCGTGGCGCGGCAGCGGCTGTTCGCTCTAGGCGGCTACCTGCCGCTGGCCGAAGCGTTGGCTCGTCGCGTGGTGGAAAGCGTGGACACACCACTGGGCGGTGCGTCCTTGGGAGTATTGGATGCCGGCTGTGGTGAAGGCTATTACTTGCGTCAACTCGCCCATGCGGCGGGGCAAGAAGGCATCATATTGGAAGCGGCAGGTCTGGATATCTCCAAGCATGCGGTGCTGGCAGCCGCCAGGCAGTCCCGTGATGCGGCCTGGCTGGTCGGTACCAATGCGGCACTGCCGCTGGAAGATGATTGCGTCGACGTCGTGATCTGCGCCTTCGGCTTTCCCGTCTGGCAGGAATTCGCCCGTGTGCTGAAGCCCGGTGGCCGCGTCGTGCTGCTGGAAGCGGGAGCTGAGCATCTGCTGGCACTGCGCAAGATTCTCTACCGTGAGCTGAAACCTGCGCGTGGCGAGGCGGGGTTGAGTGCTGCCGAGGCCGCTGGCTTTACGAGTGAGAGCGACGTCGAACATCTGTACGCAGGACTGTCGTTGGCCAGCAATGAGCAGATTCGGGATCTGCTGACCATGACACCACATCTCTATCGTGCAGAGCGCGAGGGTCTGGCGCGTGCCGAAGCACTGTCTGAGCTGGAGGTCGAATTGCACGCTGAGCTGCGGGTATTCACATCGGCTATTGCACAAGATAAAACTTAA
- a CDS encoding thiazole synthase, whose protein sequence is MTQVPGDAPMIIAGREFSSRLLVGTGKYKDMDETRSAIETSGAEIVTFAVRRTNLGQNSDEPNLLDVLSPSRYTFLPNTAGCFNARDAVRTCKLARELLDGHNLVKLEVLGDQDTLYPNVVETLKAAEQLVADGFDVMVYTSDDPIVARQLEEIGCCAIMPLGSLIGSGLGILNPHTLSLIIERANVPVLVDAGLGTASEAAFAMELGCDGVLMNSAIAHARHPLMMADAMRQAVISGRGAFLAGRMPTRLTARASSPGAGLITG, encoded by the coding sequence ATGACTCAGGTGCCGGGGGATGCTCCAATGATTATCGCTGGTCGCGAATTTTCCTCGCGCCTGCTGGTCGGTACCGGCAAGTACAAGGACATGGATGAGACGCGTTCGGCCATCGAGACGTCTGGCGCGGAAATCGTCACCTTTGCCGTGCGTCGTACCAATCTGGGACAGAACAGCGATGAGCCGAACCTGCTCGACGTGCTGTCTCCCAGCCGTTACACCTTCCTGCCGAATACCGCAGGCTGCTTCAACGCACGTGACGCGGTACGCACCTGCAAGCTGGCCCGCGAACTCCTCGATGGCCACAATCTGGTCAAGCTGGAAGTGTTGGGCGACCAGGACACGCTGTATCCCAACGTCGTCGAGACGCTCAAGGCTGCCGAACAGCTGGTCGCCGATGGCTTCGACGTGATGGTGTATACCTCTGATGACCCCATCGTCGCTCGTCAACTCGAAGAGATCGGCTGCTGCGCCATCATGCCGCTGGGCTCGCTGATCGGCTCTGGCCTTGGCATCCTCAACCCGCACACCCTATCGCTGATCATCGAGCGCGCCAATGTGCCGGTGCTGGTCGATGCTGGTCTGGGGACGGCATCCGAAGCGGCCTTCGCGATGGAGCTGGGCTGTGATGGCGTGCTGATGAACAGTGCCATTGCTCACGCGCGCCATCCGCTGATGATGGCTGATGCGATGCGTCAGGCGGTCATCTCGGGTCGCGGCGCCTTCCTCGCCGGCCGTATGCCGACTCGCTTGACCGCTCGTGCTTCTTCACCGGGTGCTGGACTGATCACTGGCTGA
- a CDS encoding AEC family transporter: MASVQQALGPLFLLIVVGALLGWRRFPGEGFWNEMERMIYYILFPAMLVSTLARADMASVPVMSLASVMLGAMLIFSVVLWLCWRHAPNWLNRHLGDAASFTSLFQGSIRFNSYVGVAGAAALHGAAGATVAAVALALMVPAANLLCVMAFIGSGTLGEGGLLRSLKALTRNPLVLACLAGTALNLSGIGLPGWSGDAISLLGRAALPLGLVAVGVALRPRVLITSGSVAWLASLLKLMAMPALVVASCQLVGLTGIARDVAILFAALPTATSAYILARQLGGNAELMAALITAQTLLAMLTLPFWLTL, from the coding sequence ATGGCAAGTGTACAGCAGGCGCTCGGCCCCCTCTTCCTCTTGATTGTTGTCGGGGCTCTGCTGGGCTGGAGGCGCTTCCCGGGTGAAGGCTTCTGGAATGAGATGGAGCGGATGATCTACTACATCCTGTTCCCCGCCATGCTGGTGTCTACGCTGGCACGTGCTGACATGGCAAGCGTACCGGTCATGTCGCTAGCCAGCGTGATGCTGGGCGCCATGCTGATATTCTCCGTGGTGCTATGGCTATGCTGGCGGCATGCACCCAACTGGCTGAACCGTCACCTGGGTGATGCAGCTTCCTTCACCTCGCTGTTTCAGGGCAGCATTCGCTTCAACAGCTATGTCGGTGTCGCCGGTGCCGCCGCACTGCACGGCGCAGCTGGTGCAACGGTCGCCGCCGTCGCGCTGGCATTGATGGTCCCTGCAGCCAATCTACTGTGCGTGATGGCCTTCATCGGGTCAGGCACTCTGGGAGAAGGCGGTCTGCTGCGCTCACTCAAGGCGCTGACTCGCAACCCTCTGGTGCTCGCGTGTCTGGCAGGTACCGCACTCAATCTGAGCGGAATCGGCCTTCCTGGCTGGAGTGGCGATGCCATCAGTCTGCTGGGACGAGCCGCGCTGCCACTGGGACTGGTCGCAGTGGGGGTCGCCCTTCGCCCTCGCGTGTTGATTACCAGCGGCAGCGTGGCGTGGTTGGCAAGCCTGCTCAAGCTGATGGCAATGCCAGCTCTGGTCGTCGCGTCATGTCAGCTGGTGGGACTGACGGGCATCGCGCGGGATGTCGCCATCCTGTTTGCCGCCCTGCCCACCGCGACGTCCGCCTATATCCTCGCCCGCCAGCTGGGCGGCAATGCCGAGCTGATGGCCGCGCTGATCACTGCCCAAACGCTACTGGCGATGCTGACACTGCCTTTCTGGCTGACCCTCTGA